TGGTTCAAGTTGCATCTTGCCATTACGCCGGCGTCCAGCGGACGATCGGTTTGCGCGCGGCTTGCACTTCGTCGGGCCGGCTGATCGTGGTCGTGTGCGGAGCTTCGTGCAGCAGTTCCGGCGACTCTTCGGTGATGCGGAACAACGTTTCCGCGAACGCATCGAGCGTTTCTTTGCTCTCGGTTTCCGTCGGCTCGATCATCATCGACTCCCGCACCGTGAGCGGGAAATAGACCGTGGGAGAGTGATAGCCATAGTCCAAGAGCCGTTTGGCCAGGTCCATCGCCGACACGCCGCGATCGGCTTTGAGCTTGCCGGCCGTCGCGACAAATTCGTGCAAGCAGCGATTTCCCTGCGGCACTGGCAAAATGTGTTTCACGCGGCTGAGCAGGTAGTTCGCGTTGAGCACGGCATTTTCGGAAACTTCCTTCAGGCCTTGCGCTCCGTGCGTTCGAATGTAGCAGTAGGCTCGCACCAGCACGCCGACTTGGCCAAAAAAGCTGCGGACGCGACCGATTGACTGCGGGCGATTCCAGACGAGGCGATATTCTTCGCCGCTGCGCTCGACGACCGGCAACGGTAAATAGGGTTCGAGGAACTTCCGCACCGCAATCGGCCCAGCGCCAGGCCCGCCGCCGCCGTGTGGGCCGCTGAAGGTTTTGTGCGGGTTGAAATGCATCATGTCGGCCCCAAAATCTCCGGGGCGAGTGATGCCGAGGATCGCATTCATGTTGGCGCCATCGAGATAAATCAGCGCGCCTCGTTCGTGAACCATCTCGGCGATCTGCTTGACGTTCCTTTCAAACAAGCCGAATGTGCTGGGGTTCGTGATCATGAATACGGCGGTCTCGCGGTCGAGTTTTTTTCGCAAGTCGTCGAGATCGACCGAGCCGTCTTCGTTGCTGTGAACGGTGACCGCGTCGAAGCCGGCCATCGCGGCGCTTGCCGGGTTCGTGCCGTGCGCGCTGTCGGGCGCGAGCACTTTGGTCCGCTTTTCCCCCCGCGCGCGAAAATGGGCCGCGGCGACCATCAGCGCGGTCAATTCGCCGTGCGCTCCGGCGGCCGGCTGGAGCGAAACGGCGTCTAGCCCCGCAATCTCGGCGAGCATTTCCTGCAATTCATGCAGCATCGCGAGCAACCCCTGCAACGTTTCCTCGGGTTGATAGGGGTGCAAATTGGCGATGCCTGGCAGCGACGCAATTCGTTCGTTCCGCTTGGGGTTGTACTTCATCGTGCAGGAACCGAGCGGATAGAAATGCGTATCGACCGACATATTCAAGGTCGAAAGATTGGCATAGTGGCGCACAATGTCAGGCTCGGCCAGCTCTGGCAGAGGCGGCGGAGCGGTCGCAAGCGCACTGGTTGGCAGGAGCGACTCGACCGGCGCGGTCGAGACCTCATCGCTGGGGATTCGCGCCGATCGACGGCCCGAACGCGACAATTCAAACAGCAGTTGCGTGGAGCGGGTGTTTCGCATGTTTGGCTAGGAAGTAGGCGGTACGCAGTCGGCGGTGGGCGGCGGGAATACTACGGGGCAGTCGCAGGTTGGGCGGAGCGCTTTCTGCCGTCCGCTTTTTGTTTTCGACCGTCAGCCATCACCTTGGCGAGGCCGTGAATTTGGTCCTTCGTTCGCTTCTCGGTTACGCAGACGAGCAGGCAGTCGTCCAGCTCTGGATACCACTTGCCCAGCGGAACGCCGGCGAAGTAGCCGCGGTCGAGAGCTTCCGCGACCAGTTCTGAAACATTACCGGCCGAATCGCGGACGACGAATTCCTTGAACGTGGGCCGCTCGAATTTTTTGCTGAAGCGTTCGCCGCTCGTGAGCTTGTCGAGCGCATAGCGCGACTTCCGCAAGCAAGCGGTTGCCACTTCGCGCATTCCTTGCGGTCCCATGGCCGCCAGATAGACACTCGCCCGCAAGGCGAACAAACCTTGATTCGTGCAAATGTTGCTCGTGGCCTTCTCGCGGCGGATGTGCTGCTCGCGGGTTTGCAGCGTCAGCACGAAGCAGCGCTTGCCGCGACGGTCGACCGTTTGGCCAGCGATACGACCAGGCATCCGCCGCACAAATTGCTCGCGGCAGGCGATGATGCCCAAATAAGGCCCGCCGTAGAGCATCGGCGTGCCGAGCGATTGCCCTTCGGCCACGACGATATCCGCGCCGTAGTCTCCGGGGCGCTTCAATAGGCCCAAGCTGATCGGATCGACCGATACCACGACCAACACGCCGCGCTCGTGGGCGGCCTGGGCGATTTTCTCCACGTCTTCGAGACAGCCGAAGAAATTCGGATGTTGAATCAACACACAGGCCGTGTCGTCGGTGAGCGATTGGGCAAGTTCCTCGGGGTCGACGGACCCTTGCGGCGTGCCGACGGTGACCAACGTCGTGCCAAGATGGGCAAAATATGTTTCCAGAATTTGGCGATATTCCGGATGCACACTGGCCGCCGTCACCACACGGCCTTGCTTGTTGCTGGCGCTCATGCACATCAATACCGCTTCGGTCGCCGCGCTGCCGCCGTCGTACAAGCTGGCGTTGGAGACATCCATGCCCGTAAGCTGAGTGATCATCGTTTGATATTCGAAGAACACCTGCAAGTTGCCTTGGCTCACCTCGGCCTGATAGGGGGTGTACGACGTGTAGAACTCGCCGCGGCCGGCGACATCATCGACGACCGCCGGCACGAAATGGTCGTAGCTGCCGCCGCCGAGAAAACACACTTTCTCGCCACAGGCTGCGTTTTGCGCGGCCAGTCGCTCCATGTGCGCGGTCAATTCCAACTCGGTCAGCGCAGGGGGCAGATTCAGCGGCCGATTGAGTCGCAGTTCAGAAGGAATCTGCGCGAAGAGATCGTCGATCAAGCCGACGCCGATCGCTTCGAGCATCGCTTTTTGATCGGCGGGAGTATTGAGGATGTAGGGCATGCGGTTGAATCCGTGAATGGCGAATTTTGAATGACGAAAGAATACTCAAGCAACAACGGCCCAGCAACGAAATGCGGACTGCGACGATTGAACGTTTCGGATGTGGAACTGGGCTTCGCCACCGCGTGTCGTTCGTCGTTCGAATTTCGCCATTCGTCGAGCTCCCTCGAGTGCGCTTTCCCGCTAGTGCGATTCTTCCGCGCACATCTTTTGATACGCGGCGTAATCCACCAGGTTTTTCAGCGCCGTTTCGTCGGTCAGCTTGATCTTCACGAGCCAACCTGCGCCGTATGGATCGGAGCTCAGCGTTTCGAGATGATTGGGCAATGCCGAATTCACTTCAATCACCTCGCCATCAACCGGGCTATACAAATCGCTCACCGCCTTGACCGATTCGATTTCGCCCAACGCTTCGCCGGCCTTTAGCTTCTGACCGACCTGGGGCAATTGCATGAACACCAAGTCCGTCAGCGCCTCGACGGCAAACGCAGAAACTCCCACGGTGGCAACTTTGCCACCCGCCGCCGGCTCGACGCCGACCCATTCATGGGTTTTGGCAAACAATAGTTTTTCCGGATTCACAGTGATCCCTCCCAGGATGTTGAATCGGTTCGTGGTTTGGAATGGAACCGTAGAGACGCTGAGAATGTAACCATTCACGCAAGGCGCACCGTGAATTCAAATGACCTTTACGCTGTTGCGAGAGCCTTGCATTCCCTCGTTGCGACTCGGTGTCTGTGCGGTTCAACGTCTCTTCGCTGTTCAACTCTTTCGCTTGTAAAACGGCAGCTTGACGATCGTCGCCGGTTCTTTCGCCCCGCGCAGGTCGATCGATAGCTCGGTTCCCACCTTCGCGTAGTTCGGCGGCACGTAGCCCATCGCGATCGGCTTTTGCAGCGTCGGTGAGAAAGTGCCGCTGGTGATTTCGCCGATCGACTGCTCGCCGGCAAAAATGCCGTAATGCTCGCGCGGCACGCGCTTGCCGGTTAACTCCAGACCAACGCGCGTTCGCTTCACGCCATCGCGCTTCACCGCCGACAGCACACCGCTGCCGGGGAACGTGCGGTTGTCCAGGTTGACGGCGAAATTCAAGCCGGCTTCGAGCGGATTGGTCTCGTCATTCAATTCGTGGCCATACAGCGGCATCGCCGCTTCCAGACGCAGTGTGTCGCGAGCCCCCAAGCCGGCGGCCATCGCGCCGCGTTGCTGTCCGTCTTTCAAAATTCCTTCCCAAGTTTCGGCGGCAATTCTAGCCGGAATCATTAGTTCGCAGCCGTCTTCACCGGTATATCCCGTGCGGCTGACAATGGCCAGTTGATCGCCGACGAGCGCTTCGGAGGCGTGATAGTACTTCATCTCCTCCAGTTCACAATCGATGCGCAAATCGACCAGTTCCAGCGCCAATGGACCTTGGACGGCGATCATCGCCGTGTCGGTCGTGATGTCGGCGAACCGCACGTTGGCATGGTCGCCGAGTTTGCTGTTGATCCAGACGATGATCTTCGCTCGATTACTGGCATTCACCACCATCAGGTAATATTCGGTGCCGTCGGTCTGCGCGATCCGATACACTAGCACGTCGTCCAAAATGCCCGCCCGCTCGTTCGTCACCAAGCCGTAACGAACCTGGCCAGGCTCCATGTCGGTGATGCGGCGGGTAACTAGGCTATCGAGAAACGCGGCCGCGCCGTCGCCGGAGAATTTCAGCCGCCCCATGTGCGAAACGTCGAACAGCCCGGCCGCTGTCCGAGTCGCGTTGTGCTCCGCCACAATCGAACCGTACTGCACCGGCATCGACCAGCCGGCAAAATCGACCAGCCGGCCGCCGTGCGAAGCATGCCAATCGTGCAGCGGCGTTTTCGCGAGGGTGGAGGTCATAGAAATACAATTGCCACGAAGAAACGCCGGAATTACCCGCGATTCTCGCGAAAAATGGGAGCCGCCAAGATGCCAAGGATGATTACGAACCGCTTGCTATTTTACTCATCGCTCCAGCAGACGCCAGGGGTGTGACACTCGTGTGCCATCGAAGAATCGGCTTCCCAGGGTTCTTGATTGCGCCCTGG
This Pirellulales bacterium DNA region includes the following protein-coding sequences:
- the gcvH gene encoding glycine cleavage system protein GcvH; translation: MTVNPEKLLFAKTHEWVGVEPAAGGKVATVGVSAFAVEALTDLVFMQLPQVGQKLKAGEALGEIESVKAVSDLYSPVDGEVIEVNSALPNHLETLSSDPYGAGWLVKIKLTDETALKNLVDYAAYQKMCAEESH
- the gcvT gene encoding glycine cleavage system aminomethyltransferase GcvT — protein: MTSTLAKTPLHDWHASHGGRLVDFAGWSMPVQYGSIVAEHNATRTAAGLFDVSHMGRLKFSGDGAAAFLDSLVTRRITDMEPGQVRYGLVTNERAGILDDVLVYRIAQTDGTEYYLMVVNASNRAKIIVWINSKLGDHANVRFADITTDTAMIAVQGPLALELVDLRIDCELEEMKYYHASEALVGDQLAIVSRTGYTGEDGCELMIPARIAAETWEGILKDGQQRGAMAAGLGARDTLRLEAAMPLYGHELNDETNPLEAGLNFAVNLDNRTFPGSGVLSAVKRDGVKRTRVGLELTGKRVPREHYGIFAGEQSIGEITSGTFSPTLQKPIAMGYVPPNYAKVGTELSIDLRGAKEPATIVKLPFYKRKS
- the gcvPA gene encoding aminomethyl-transferring glycine dehydrogenase subunit GcvPA, which gives rise to MPYILNTPADQKAMLEAIGVGLIDDLFAQIPSELRLNRPLNLPPALTELELTAHMERLAAQNAACGEKVCFLGGGSYDHFVPAVVDDVAGRGEFYTSYTPYQAEVSQGNLQVFFEYQTMITQLTGMDVSNASLYDGGSAATEAVLMCMSASNKQGRVVTAASVHPEYRQILETYFAHLGTTLVTVGTPQGSVDPEELAQSLTDDTACVLIQHPNFFGCLEDVEKIAQAAHERGVLVVVSVDPISLGLLKRPGDYGADIVVAEGQSLGTPMLYGGPYLGIIACREQFVRRMPGRIAGQTVDRRGKRCFVLTLQTREQHIRREKATSNICTNQGLFALRASVYLAAMGPQGMREVATACLRKSRYALDKLTSGERFSKKFERPTFKEFVVRDSAGNVSELVAEALDRGYFAGVPLGKWYPELDDCLLVCVTEKRTKDQIHGLAKVMADGRKQKADGRKRSAQPATAP
- the gcvPB gene encoding aminomethyl-transferring glycine dehydrogenase subunit GcvPB, translated to MRNTRSTQLLFELSRSGRRSARIPSDEVSTAPVESLLPTSALATAPPPLPELAEPDIVRHYANLSTLNMSVDTHFYPLGSCTMKYNPKRNERIASLPGIANLHPYQPEETLQGLLAMLHELQEMLAEIAGLDAVSLQPAAGAHGELTALMVAAAHFRARGEKRTKVLAPDSAHGTNPASAAMAGFDAVTVHSNEDGSVDLDDLRKKLDRETAVFMITNPSTFGLFERNVKQIAEMVHERGALIYLDGANMNAILGITRPGDFGADMMHFNPHKTFSGPHGGGGPGAGPIAVRKFLEPYLPLPVVERSGEEYRLVWNRPQSIGRVRSFFGQVGVLVRAYCYIRTHGAQGLKEVSENAVLNANYLLSRVKHILPVPQGNRCLHEFVATAGKLKADRGVSAMDLAKRLLDYGYHSPTVYFPLTVRESMMIEPTETESKETLDAFAETLFRITEESPELLHEAPHTTTISRPDEVQAARKPIVRWTPA